From the genome of Cyanobacteriota bacterium, one region includes:
- a CDS encoding MFS transporter, translated as MKIFPNPSRPSWLPDLDHRVWILAIGRLLSQMGSGFTLFYASIFFVNQVGLSATAVGVGLGSTAVSGIVGRLLAGVMIDSPRWGRRWTLIWALFVLAIAATILAITNNFPLFLAGNLLIGLGTGLYWPANETSVADLTTPEQRNEGYALTRLADTVGLGVGVMLGGLLISTTGAFRALFVIDAVSFLVFLGVVYVAIPETADFSQRPPSMWSGWVIGLRDRALLLFLLVNILFTTYIVQVQATLPLYLSNFVQGSASGKGFTSDTISILFSWHIFLGMVFQFPIVRWLRQWTRPGILLGSACLWSMGFVLTWVTGVTPRLALLSAVITLAVLGMAIVLYTPAASAYVVELAPDGLRGVYLSLNSLCWAIGFLIGPPLGGLAMDQPSPWADYFWLALATTTIPVILVLHWLDRTT; from the coding sequence TTGAAAATTTTTCCTAATCCTTCTCGCCCTTCATGGCTACCTGACTTAGACCATCGGGTGTGGATCCTAGCGATCGGACGCTTACTGTCCCAAATGGGGAGCGGCTTTACGCTGTTCTACGCCTCTATTTTCTTTGTTAATCAGGTGGGCTTATCGGCGACGGCGGTGGGTGTTGGTCTGGGTAGCACAGCCGTGTCTGGCATCGTAGGACGGTTGTTAGCGGGCGTGATGATTGACTCTCCTCGCTGGGGGCGACGATGGACGTTGATATGGGCCTTGTTCGTGCTGGCGATCGCCGCAACTATCCTTGCCATCACTAATAACTTTCCTCTGTTTTTGGCGGGTAACTTGCTAATTGGGCTAGGAACTGGGCTGTATTGGCCTGCTAATGAAACCTCTGTTGCCGACCTCACGACCCCAGAACAGCGCAACGAAGGTTATGCACTGACGCGACTGGCGGATACAGTTGGGTTGGGTGTAGGAGTAATGTTGGGAGGGCTGTTGATTAGCACAACAGGTGCCTTTCGAGCACTATTTGTGATTGATGCTGTCTCGTTTCTGGTGTTTTTAGGGGTGGTCTATGTAGCAATCCCAGAAACTGCCGACTTTAGCCAGCGCCCGCCATCGATGTGGTCAGGATGGGTGATAGGGTTGCGCGATCGCGCCTTACTGCTATTCCTGTTAGTGAACATCCTATTCACCACTTACATTGTGCAAGTGCAGGCAACGTTGCCCCTCTACCTAAGTAATTTTGTGCAGGGATCTGCCTCTGGCAAGGGTTTCACCTCAGACACGATCAGTATCTTGTTTTCATGGCACATTTTCTTAGGGATGGTGTTCCAGTTTCCGATCGTCCGCTGGTTACGCCAATGGACTCGCCCTGGGATCTTGCTCGGTTCAGCCTGTCTGTGGAGCATGGGATTTGTATTGACGTGGGTCACAGGCGTAACCCCTCGATTAGCTTTACTGTCGGCTGTCATCACCCTAGCAGTGCTAGGCATGGCAATTGTTCTTTACACACCAGCCGCCTCTGCCTATGTAGTGGAACTAGCTCCTGATGGACTGCGGGGAGTTTACTTATCCCTGAACTCATTGTGTTGGGCAATAGGATTCTTAATTGGACCGCCATTAGGGGGCTTGGCCATGGATCAACCGAGTCCCTGGG